In one Lycium barbarum isolate Lr01 chromosome 7, ASM1917538v2, whole genome shotgun sequence genomic region, the following are encoded:
- the LOC132604107 gene encoding uncharacterized protein LOC132604107 isoform X3, which produces MTNIQTNNTAKPKTFFKFSLLFFLCFLWIVSNYANPREECACNPVRFFAIFSMQRSGSGWFETLLNSHMNVSSHGELFGAKSRRTNATIILDIMDKVFNLDWVSSSSKNECSAAIGFKWMLNQGALEYHEEIVDYFNRRGVSTIFLFRRNLLRRLISLLANSYDKDVKPLNGTHKSHTHSPYEAEVLAKYKPVVNMSLLIPNLRHAQRKAARAMEYFKSTRHILLYYEDVVQNRTKLADVQEFLGLPQRELKSGQVKIHNGPLSQQIENWDDVQKKLQGTPYETYLKED; this is translated from the exons ATGACCAATATTCAAACTAACAACACTGCAAAACCCAAAACTTTTTTTaaattctctcttctttttttcctcTGCTTTTTATGGATAGTCTCAAATTATGCAAACCCCAG GGAGGAATGTGCTTGCAATCCTGTTCGATTTTTCGCGATTTTTTCTATGCAGAGATCAGGAAGTGGATGGTTTGAGACATTGTTAAATAGTCACATGAATGTGAGTTCTCATGGAGAACTTTTTGGTGCTAAGTCAAGGAGGACTAATGCTACAATAATATTGGATATTATGGATAAAGTTTTCAATCTTGATTGGGTTAGCAGCTCATCCAAGAATGAGTGTTCAGCTGCAATTGGATTTAAGTGGATGCTTAATCAG GGAGCTTTGGAGTATCATGAGGAGATTGTGGATTACTTCAACCGAAGAGGTGTCTCTACAATATTTCTATTCAGAAGAAATCTACTACGCAGACTCATCTCTCTACTTGCTAATTCCTATGACAAGGATGTTAAACCACTGAATGGAACACACAAATCTCATACCCATTCTCCATATGAG GCTGAAGTATTGGCAAAATACAAGCCAGTGGTGAATATGTCATTACTAATACCAAATTTGAGGCATGCTCAGAGGAAGGCTGCTAGAGCTATGGAATACTTTAAGAGCACGCGACACATTCTTCTTTACTATGAAGACGTTGTCCAAAATCGAACT AAACTAGCTGATGTCCAAGAGTTTCTGGGGCTGCCTCAAAGAGAACTCAAAAGTGGTCAGGTTAAGATTCACAATGGTCCTCTGTCCCAACAAATAGAGAATTGGGATGATGTCCAAAAAAAGCTCCAGGGAACACCCTATGAGACATATCTTAAAGAAGACTAA
- the LOC132604107 gene encoding uncharacterized protein LOC132604107 isoform X2, with protein sequence MDSLKLCKPQDLFVIKSPKQSLRLVLLVFAVVCGIYILSMCTNQTSNYLSQARSLSIHVINRHNCHYPIFQEEDIHYLHFPKPQTFSREECACNPVRFFAIFSMQRSGSGWFETLLNSHMNVSSHGELFGAKSRRTNATIILDIMDKVFNLDWVSSSSKNECSAAIGFKWMLNQGALEYHEEIVDYFNRRGVSTIFLFRRNLLRRLISLLANSYDKDVKPLNGTHKSHTHSPYEAEVLAKYKPVVNMSLLIPNLRHAQRKAARAMEYFKSTRHILLYYEDVVQNRTFCFLCRN encoded by the exons ATGGATAGTCTCAAATTATGCAAACCCCAG GACTTATTTGTCATAAAGTCACCTAAGCAATCTTTGAGATTGGTCCTCTTAGTATTTGCAGTGGTTTGTGGAATTTACATCTTGTCAATGTGCACAAACCAAACAAGTAATTATCTTTCACAAGCTAGATCACTAAGCATCCATGTGATTAACAGACATAATTGTCATTATCCTATTTTTCAAGAAGAAGATATCCATTACTTGCATTTCCCGAAGCCTCAAACTTTTAGCAG GGAGGAATGTGCTTGCAATCCTGTTCGATTTTTCGCGATTTTTTCTATGCAGAGATCAGGAAGTGGATGGTTTGAGACATTGTTAAATAGTCACATGAATGTGAGTTCTCATGGAGAACTTTTTGGTGCTAAGTCAAGGAGGACTAATGCTACAATAATATTGGATATTATGGATAAAGTTTTCAATCTTGATTGGGTTAGCAGCTCATCCAAGAATGAGTGTTCAGCTGCAATTGGATTTAAGTGGATGCTTAATCAG GGAGCTTTGGAGTATCATGAGGAGATTGTGGATTACTTCAACCGAAGAGGTGTCTCTACAATATTTCTATTCAGAAGAAATCTACTACGCAGACTCATCTCTCTACTTGCTAATTCCTATGACAAGGATGTTAAACCACTGAATGGAACACACAAATCTCATACCCATTCTCCATATGAG GCTGAAGTATTGGCAAAATACAAGCCAGTGGTGAATATGTCATTACTAATACCAAATTTGAGGCATGCTCAGAGGAAGGCTGCTAGAGCTATGGAATACTTTAAGAGCACGCGACACATTCTTCTTTACTATGAAGACGTTGTCCAAAATCGAACT TTTTGCTTTCTGTGCAGAAACTAG
- the LOC132604109 gene encoding uncharacterized protein LOC132604109: MGLDKQPSGILDTLKMETVRTIFHSYPYPHEHSRHFVIAVVVGCLFFISSDNMHSLIQKFDIKWWSMYACLLGFFYFFSSPFIGKTIKPSYSNFSRWYITWILVAAIYHLPSFQSMGVDLRMNLSLFLTLYISSILFLLVFHVIFLGLWYLGLVARVAGKRPEIMKIFQNCAVISIACCVFYSHCGNLAIVREKTFDWRNSWFSLWNKGEGNTWLAKFIHMTEFKDQVCKSWFAPVGSASDYPFWSIWVIYGELTCGGSCAESSDEISPIYSLWATFIGLYMANYVVERSSGWALSRPLSLKEFEKLKKKQLKPEFLDMVPWYSGTSADLFKTVFDLLVSVTVFVGRFDMRMMQAAMSKVEDGAKQEDLLYDQFSEEEGIWFDFMADTGDGGNSSYSVARLLAQPSIHVQNKGSMLTLPRGRLLLIGGDLAYPNPSAFTYERRLFRPFEYALQPPIWYREDHIAVNKPELPSGVTELRQYDGPQCFVIPGNHDWFDGLQTFMRYICHKSWLGGWFMPQKKSYFALQLPKGWWIFGLDLALHSDIDVYQFKFFSELIRDKVGKDDSVIIMTHEPSWLLDWYFDQVTGKNVSYLIRDHLKGRCRLRIAGDVHHYMRHQFVESKSDKPVYVQHLLVNGCGGAFLHPTHVFKNFNKLCGTSYECKNPYPTFEDSSRIALGNILKFRKKNWQFDFIGGIIYFALAFSMFPQCQLDHIFKDDTFSGHMGTFFDTVWDTFMYIFGRSYVSLTGAVLLLVIAITFVPSKVPWKKKVVIGILHVSAHLAAAVILMLLLELGIETCIRHNLLATSGYHTLYEWYKSVESEHFPDPTGLRARIEQWTFGLYPACIKYLMSAFDVPEVMAVTRTTICKKGMDSLSRGGAVIYYASVFLYFWVFSTPVVSLVFGSYLYICINWLHIHFDEAFSSLRIANYKSFTRFHINNEGDLELFTLAVDKVPKEWKLDPNYDIEPKQPQEPSYLRKFPSKWRAASPNQDPVNTVRIIDQFVIKQTEKHDSELTNGSVDQELI, from the exons ATGGGGTTGGATAAGCAGCCGAGTGGTATTCTTGATACTTTAAAAATGGAGACAGTCAGGACAATCTTTCACTCATATCCTTACCCACACGAGCATTCACGTCATTTTGTGATTGCAGTAGTTGTGGGATGCTTGTTTTTCATATCATCAGATAACATGCACTCACTTATTCAGAAGTTCGATATCAAGTGGTGGTCTATGTATGCTTGTTTGCTCGGATTCTTTTACTTCTTTTCGTCTCCATTTATTGGGAAAACAATCAAACCAAGTTATTCAAATTTCAGTCGCTG GTACATTACCTGGATATTAGTGGCAGCTATATACCACCTTCCAAGTTTTCAATCGATGGGAGTAGATCTCAGGATGAACCTCTCTTTGTTTCTGACATTATACATCTCATCCATTTTGTTTCTTCTTGTTTTCCATGTTATATTTCTCGGGCTTTGGTATCTTGGACTCGTTGCTCGTGTGGCGGGAAAGAGGCCTGAGATTATGAAAATCTTTCAAAATTGTGCT GTTATAAGTATAGCCTGCTGTGTTTTCTATAGCCACTGTGGGAACCTCGCCATAGTAAGGGAAAAGACATTTGACTGGCGGAATTCATGGTTTTCGCTGTGGAATAAGGGAGAGGGAAACACATGGCTTGCAAAATTCATCCACATGACTGAATTTAAAGATCAAGTTTGCAAATCTTGGTTTGCTCCAGTTGGGTCTGCTAGTGATTACCCATTCTGGTCTATATGGGTCATCTATGGAGAG TTGACTTGCGGCGGCTCATGTGCAGAATCATCAGATGAAATTTCTCCAATCTATTCATTGTGGGCCACTTTTATTGGCCTCTATATGGCAAATTACGTTGTGGAAAGGTCATCAGG ATGGGCTCTATCACGCCCTTTATCACTGAAGGAGTttgagaaattgaagaaaaagcaGTTGAAACCAGAGTTTTTGGATATGGTTCCTTGGTATTCAGG GACATCTGCTGATTTATTCAAGACAGTGTTTGACCTCCTGGTCTCGGTAACTGTATTTGTTGGGCGTTTTGATATGCGCATGATGCAG GCTGCTATGAGCAAGGTTGAAGATGGAGCTAAGCAGGAGGATCTTTTGTATGACCAGTTTAGTGAAGAGGAAGGTATCTGGTTTGATTTCATGGCTGATACTGGGGATGGCGGAAATTCTTCCTACAGTGTGGCACGCCTTCTTGCTCAACCTTCAATCCACGTCCAAAATAAAGGTTCCATGCTTACACTACCACGTGGACGCCTGCTTCTTATTGGTGGTGACCTTGC GTATCCGAACCCATCAGCTTTTACATATGAGAGGCGCCTTTTTCGTCCCTTTGAATATGCTCTTCAGCCTCCAATCTGGTATAGGGAAGACCATATTGCCGTTAACAAGCCTGAATTACCTTCCGGGGTGACTGAACTCAGGCAGTATGATGGACCTCAGTGTTTTGTCATCCCCGGAAATCATG ATTGGTTTGATGGACTTCAGACTTTCATGAGGTACATTTGTCACAAGAGCTGGTTGGGTGGGTGGTTTATGCCTCAAAAGAAAAGCTATTTTGCCTTGCAGCTTCCGAAAGGGTGGTGGATATTTGGTCTTGATCTTGCTCTGCATTCTGATATTGATGTATACCAGTTCAAGTTCTTCTCAGAATTAATAAGGGACAAG GTTGGTAAGGATGATTCTGTGATCATTATGACACATGAACCTAGTTGGCTTCTCGATTGGTACTTCGATCAAGTTACTGGAAAGAATGTCTCGTACTTGATACGTGACCATTTAAAAGGGAGATGTAGACTTCGAATTGCTGGGGATGTGCATCATTATATGCGCCATCAGTTTGTTGAATCGAAATCAGATAAACCAGTTTATGTCCAGCATTTACTTGTTAATGGTTGTGGGGGTGCTTTTTTGCACCCGACACATGtcttcaaaaatttcaacaaattaTGTGGAACATCCTATGAGTGTAAAAATCCTTACCCAACTTTTGAAGATTCAAGTAGG ATTGCTTTGGGAAATATATTGAAATTTAGGAAGAAAAATTGGCAATTTGATTTTATTGGTGGCATCATATACTTCGCTTTGGCCTTTTCTATGTTCCCCCAG TGTCAGCTAGATCACATTTTCAAGGATGATACATTTTCGGGTCACATGGGAACCTTCTTCGACACAGTTTGGGATACATTTATGTATATATTCGGACGCTCATACGTCTCCCTGACTGGCGCAGTGCTGCTATTAGTAATTGCAATAACCTTTGTGCCATCCAAGGTGCCTTGGAAAAAGAAAGTAGTAATTGGGATTCTTCATGTGTCTGCACACCTTGCTGCAGCTGTGATTCTTATGCTCTTGCTGGAATTAGGCATTGAGACATGTATTCGGCATAACTTACTTGCGACTTCTG GTTATCATACTTTATATGAATGGTACAAATCTGTGGAGAGTGAGCATTTTCCAGACCCAACGGGTCTTAGGGCACGTATAGAACAATGGACATTTGGCCTTTACCCAGCATGCATTAAATATCTCATGTCTGCTTTTGATGTTCCTGAG GTAATGGCAGTCACCAGGACTACTATCTGCAAGAAGGGAATGGATTCCCTATCGCGAGGGGGTGCTGTAATATATTATGCGTCCGTCTTCCTCTATTTTTGGGTCTTTTCTACTCCGGTGGTTTCTTTGGTTTTCGGAAGCTACCTATACATTTGCATTAATTGGCTTCATATACATTTTGACGAAGCCTTTTCATCACTCCGTATTGCTAACTACAAGTCATTTACACGGTTTCATATCAACAACGAAGGCGATCTCGAACTTTTTACCCTTGCAGTTGATAAG GTTCCGAAAGAGTGGAAACTGGATCCTAATTATGATATAGAGCCAAAGCAACCGCAGGAGCCAAGTTACCTTCGGAAGTTCCCAAGCAAATGGAGAGCAGCTTCCCCTAATCAGGATCCCGTAAATACTGTACGGATTATTGACCAATTTGTGATTAAACAGACTGAAAAACATGATTCAGAATTAACGAATGGATCAGTTGATCAAGAACTCATTTGA
- the LOC132604107 gene encoding uncharacterized protein LOC132604107 isoform X1 codes for MDSLKLCKPQDLFVIKSPKQSLRLVLLVFAVVCGIYILSMCTNQTSNYLSQARSLSIHVINRHNCHYPIFQEEDIHYLHFPKPQTFSREECACNPVRFFAIFSMQRSGSGWFETLLNSHMNVSSHGELFGAKSRRTNATIILDIMDKVFNLDWVSSSSKNECSAAIGFKWMLNQGALEYHEEIVDYFNRRGVSTIFLFRRNLLRRLISLLANSYDKDVKPLNGTHKSHTHSPYEAEVLAKYKPVVNMSLLIPNLRHAQRKAARAMEYFKSTRHILLYYEDVVQNRTKLADVQEFLGLPQRELKSGQVKIHNGPLSQQIENWDDVQKKLQGTPYETYLKED; via the exons ATGGATAGTCTCAAATTATGCAAACCCCAG GACTTATTTGTCATAAAGTCACCTAAGCAATCTTTGAGATTGGTCCTCTTAGTATTTGCAGTGGTTTGTGGAATTTACATCTTGTCAATGTGCACAAACCAAACAAGTAATTATCTTTCACAAGCTAGATCACTAAGCATCCATGTGATTAACAGACATAATTGTCATTATCCTATTTTTCAAGAAGAAGATATCCATTACTTGCATTTCCCGAAGCCTCAAACTTTTAGCAG GGAGGAATGTGCTTGCAATCCTGTTCGATTTTTCGCGATTTTTTCTATGCAGAGATCAGGAAGTGGATGGTTTGAGACATTGTTAAATAGTCACATGAATGTGAGTTCTCATGGAGAACTTTTTGGTGCTAAGTCAAGGAGGACTAATGCTACAATAATATTGGATATTATGGATAAAGTTTTCAATCTTGATTGGGTTAGCAGCTCATCCAAGAATGAGTGTTCAGCTGCAATTGGATTTAAGTGGATGCTTAATCAG GGAGCTTTGGAGTATCATGAGGAGATTGTGGATTACTTCAACCGAAGAGGTGTCTCTACAATATTTCTATTCAGAAGAAATCTACTACGCAGACTCATCTCTCTACTTGCTAATTCCTATGACAAGGATGTTAAACCACTGAATGGAACACACAAATCTCATACCCATTCTCCATATGAG GCTGAAGTATTGGCAAAATACAAGCCAGTGGTGAATATGTCATTACTAATACCAAATTTGAGGCATGCTCAGAGGAAGGCTGCTAGAGCTATGGAATACTTTAAGAGCACGCGACACATTCTTCTTTACTATGAAGACGTTGTCCAAAATCGAACT AAACTAGCTGATGTCCAAGAGTTTCTGGGGCTGCCTCAAAGAGAACTCAAAAGTGGTCAGGTTAAGATTCACAATGGTCCTCTGTCCCAACAAATAGAGAATTGGGATGATGTCCAAAAAAAGCTCCAGGGAACACCCTATGAGACATATCTTAAAGAAGACTAA